A genomic stretch from Candidatus Omnitrophota bacterium includes:
- a CDS encoding radical SAM protein, giving the protein MMEIKKPIFCDIGITERCMFRCRMCRFWETAENRPELSGRQWIEFIGSLKESWGNDIRLHFAGGEPLLKDGFLDILDFANDAGFRTFIVTNGFLMDENIAGRLTRSGTEGITISLDSLDAQTHDFLRGTRGAHRQAITAIGHLREKGAKGITVLAVIMGYNLGHIIELADWAQANEHISSIYFQAISQPIATAKDSRWYEKEEFSCLWPGDLARLDSVIERLADYKRRGYKISNSISQLEMFKTYFRQPERLFEGMVCTQGDYVIYIRPGGDVLLCGSMAPIGNVRENSIKDLWDSPEASLRREQIHNCQEACLNVINCFVDKDLP; this is encoded by the coding sequence ATGATGGAAATTAAAAAACCGATATTCTGCGATATAGGGATCACCGAAAGATGCATGTTCAGGTGCAGGATGTGCAGGTTCTGGGAGACAGCGGAGAACAGGCCGGAGCTCTCAGGCCGGCAGTGGATAGAGTTTATAGGGTCGCTTAAGGAATCCTGGGGAAACGATATCAGATTGCATTTTGCCGGAGGGGAGCCGTTATTAAAGGATGGTTTTCTGGATATATTGGACTTCGCCAATGATGCCGGCTTCAGGACTTTTATCGTGACCAATGGCTTTCTTATGGATGAGAACATCGCCGGCCGGCTAACGCGTTCCGGCACGGAAGGCATCACGATCTCTCTGGATAGCCTGGACGCGCAAACACATGACTTCCTGAGGGGCACCAGAGGGGCCCATAGGCAGGCAATAACGGCGATCGGCCATTTAAGGGAAAAAGGCGCCAAAGGCATAACCGTACTCGCGGTGATCATGGGCTATAATCTCGGCCATATAATAGAGCTTGCCGATTGGGCGCAGGCCAATGAGCATATAAGCTCCATATATTTCCAGGCGATATCGCAGCCCATTGCCACGGCTAAAGACAGCCGGTGGTATGAGAAGGAAGAATTCAGCTGTCTCTGGCCCGGCGACCTGGCGCGCCTTGACTCCGTGATCGAGCGGCTGGCAGATTATAAAAGACGGGGGTATAAGATATCCAATTCAATAAGCCAATTGGAGATGTTCAAAACATATTTCCGGCAGCCTGAGAGGTTGTTTGAAGGCATGGTGTGCACACAGGGCGACTACGTGATCTATATCCGCCCCGGGGGCGATGTCCTGCTTTGCGGCTCTATGGCCCCCATCGGGAATGTGAGAGAAAACAGTATAAAAGACCTTTGGGATTCCCCTGAGGCTTCCTTGAGGAGGGAGCAGATCCACAATTGCCAGGAGGCCTGCCTTAACGTGATAAATTGTTTCGTAGACAAAGATCTGCCTTAG
- a CDS encoding radical SAM protein, with translation MKPGSRDSFFSRLKERIEKTGSGTGKPFFCDLLISEKCNSRCRTCYFWKNGIEERLTLEECKGFISGLSGLAAAPFEINLGGGEPLLNEGILELVKHCRRLGLQPTISTNAMLIDGDMARRLSESGLHRLSLSLKGFSEKTHDFLTGVDGSYRKFMAALEHLRRYWRGKDLNIHTIILEQNLDEIIGLTEWVNKDDLFTGIAFQALSQPFRTDQVDNWHTGGEYSYLWPGDSHKVNSVLDALVEFKSSGYRILNPLPQLLIYKRYYQDPGAFARVHRCNSGDYIFNVNVLGLVHLCCFMQPIGNINKSDIKAIWHSREAASTREAMHNCQKSCNNILNCYFQEEGDEGAGSDAEKL, from the coding sequence ATGAAGCCGGGCAGCAGGGATTCTTTTTTCAGCCGGCTTAAGGAGCGGATAGAAAAGACCGGCTCAGGAACGGGCAAGCCGTTTTTCTGCGACTTATTGATCTCGGAAAAATGCAATTCCCGCTGCAGGACATGTTATTTCTGGAAGAATGGCATAGAGGAGCGTTTGACGCTTGAGGAATGCAAGGGCTTTATCAGCGGCTTGAGCGGCCTGGCGGCGGCGCCTTTTGAGATAAACCTGGGAGGCGGCGAACCGCTGTTGAATGAAGGCATTCTGGAGCTGGTTAAGCATTGCCGCCGGCTTGGTTTGCAGCCGACAATATCCACTAACGCGATGTTGATAGACGGAGATATGGCCAGAAGGTTGTCGGAGAGCGGGCTGCACAGATTAAGCCTGTCCTTAAAGGGATTTAGTGAAAAGACGCACGATTTTCTCACTGGCGTAGACGGCTCATACCGTAAGTTTATGGCCGCGCTTGAACACCTGAGGCGGTATTGGCGGGGCAAGGATCTAAATATCCATACAATTATATTGGAACAGAATCTTGATGAAATAATCGGGCTTACGGAATGGGTAAATAAAGACGATCTTTTTACCGGCATAGCTTTCCAGGCGCTTTCCCAGCCCTTCCGCACTGATCAGGTTGATAACTGGCATACAGGCGGTGAATACAGCTATCTCTGGCCCGGGGACAGCCATAAAGTCAATTCCGTGTTAGACGCGTTAGTAGAATTTAAGTCGTCGGGTTACCGCATCCTGAACCCGCTGCCTCAACTGCTGATCTATAAGAGGTATTATCAGGATCCCGGGGCATTCGCCCGGGTGCACCGTTGTAATTCCGGTGATTATATTTTTAATGTCAACGTGCTGGGGCTGGTGCATCTTTGCTGCTTTATGCAGCCCATCGGAAATATAAATAAGAGCGATATTAAGGCGATATGGCATTCCAGAGAGGCGGCCTCAACAAGAGAGGCGATGCATAACTGCCAGAAGAGCTGTAACAACATCTTGAACTGTTATTTTCAGGAAGAAGGCGATGAAGGCGCGGGAAGCGACGCTGAAAAGCTGTGA
- a CDS encoding radical SAM protein, translating to MKPKFCCVAATDYCMLRCKMCNKWQERSPRPDEVPSLDEWKNFIAAFRELVDEGFEMDFGGGEALSLPGILELVKFAKGRGFRTTLASNGYLIDKEMSRRIADSGLDAVSLSLDSPYPEVHDKMRGVEGVYQRVMAALDNLSLYSPSTRKGLCCIIMNENMDSLIRLADMADKDPRVDWLYFMSVVQPNYSGPLDSAWRDEYSYLWPRDTRRLQDIIDELIRRKADGSKVSNRPEHLRAYKAYFADPKTFVNKAKCIVGGAAISVNTYGFIQLCFFMDFIGNIRKDDIRKLWYSQGAESVRGKVGACKANCHLLLNCCYIEDDPELYSVNNESR from the coding sequence GTGAAGCCGAAATTCTGCTGCGTGGCGGCTACGGATTACTGTATGCTGCGCTGTAAAATGTGCAATAAATGGCAGGAGAGGTCCCCCCGGCCCGACGAGGTCCCTTCCCTGGATGAGTGGAAGAACTTTATCGCCGCTTTCAGGGAGCTGGTGGACGAGGGTTTTGAGATGGATTTCGGCGGCGGCGAGGCGTTGTCGCTGCCGGGCATCCTGGAACTTGTAAAATTCGCCAAGGGCAGGGGCTTCCGTACCACCCTTGCCTCCAATGGCTATCTTATAGATAAAGAGATGTCCAGAAGGATAGCCGACTCCGGCCTTGATGCGGTCAGCCTGTCTCTGGACAGCCCTTATCCTGAAGTCCACGATAAGATGCGCGGCGTAGAAGGTGTTTATCAGCGCGTAATGGCCGCGCTGGATAATCTCTCTTTATATTCCCCTTCAACCAGAAAGGGCCTTTGCTGCATAATTATGAATGAAAATATGGACAGTTTGATACGGCTGGCTGATATGGCTGATAAAGACCCCCGCGTTGACTGGCTTTATTTTATGTCGGTGGTCCAGCCCAATTACAGCGGCCCGCTGGACAGCGCCTGGCGCGATGAATACAGCTATCTTTGGCCGCGGGATACCAGGCGGCTGCAAGACATAATAGATGAGTTGATACGCAGGAAGGCTGACGGCTCAAAGGTGAGCAACCGGCCCGAGCACCTGCGCGCCTACAAGGCCTATTTCGCCGACCCAAAGACGTTTGTGAACAAGGCGAAGTGTATCGTGGGCGGGGCGGCGATAAGTGTGAATACCTACGGCTTCATTCAGCTTTGTTTTTTCATGGATTTTATCGGCAACATCAGGAAGGATGATATCCGCAAACTCTGGTATTCTCAGGGCGCGGAGTCGGTAAGAGGCAAGGTAGGCGCCTGCAAGGCCAATTGCCATCTGCTTCTTAATTGCTGTTATATAGAAGACGATCCCGAGTTATATTCCGTAAATAATGAAAGCCGTTAG
- a CDS encoding radical SAM protein, translating into MLNKKEKIAAPRTCLLTVTNQCCLRCRMCRLWKLDTIKDEVNIEDCRKFVDALGGFGPGPMEVHLIGGEALTKNGIFDLIRHISAKGWRTVMTSSGYTIDEPTARALVEAGLSMLNLSLESMDPSVHDHLRGQGGCFSRLMEAIRHLGRHKNDSFKLGINSVISAANLEDIAELAEWVQGNDILDSIYFMAVMRPFGSGADWDWFKQEEYRHLWPSDPAGAGRVLDRLIRLKEGGSSKIENPAGQLESFKSYFRDPSHFIRSNRCNVSEQAVNVNAVGDMYICFFMEKLGNIRTDNVVELWYSEKADEIRRKMRACRSNCELVVNCYYENER; encoded by the coding sequence GTGCTTAATAAGAAAGAGAAAATAGCCGCGCCAAGGACCTGCCTTCTGACGGTCACCAACCAATGCTGCCTGCGCTGCCGTATGTGCCGGCTTTGGAAGCTGGATACCATAAAAGACGAAGTAAACATTGAGGATTGCCGAAAATTCGTTGATGCGCTAGGCGGCTTCGGCCCGGGCCCCATGGAGGTGCACCTTATCGGCGGAGAGGCGCTGACCAAAAATGGCATATTTGATCTTATCCGGCATATCAGCGCCAAAGGGTGGCGCACTGTAATGACCTCTTCAGGATATACCATAGACGAGCCGACAGCGCGGGCGCTGGTTGAGGCGGGCTTAAGCATGTTGAACTTGTCGCTGGAGAGTATGGATCCTTCGGTCCACGACCACTTAAGGGGGCAGGGCGGTTGTTTCAGCCGCCTTATGGAGGCGATCCGGCATCTGGGCAGGCATAAGAATGATTCTTTTAAGCTGGGCATTAATTCCGTTATTTCCGCGGCCAATCTGGAAGATATCGCTGAGTTAGCAGAGTGGGTGCAGGGTAACGACATCCTGGATTCCATTTATTTTATGGCGGTTATGCGGCCTTTCGGCTCAGGGGCGGATTGGGATTGGTTTAAGCAGGAGGAATACCGCCATTTGTGGCCTTCAGACCCGGCAGGCGCAGGTCGCGTTCTGGACCGGCTTATCCGTTTAAAGGAAGGCGGCTCCTCTAAAATAGAAAATCCCGCCGGACAGCTGGAGTCGTTTAAGTCATATTTCCGCGACCCGTCCCATTTTATAAGATCCAACCGCTGCAATGTTTCGGAACAGGCGGTTAACGTCAACGCAGTAGGCGATATGTATATCTGTTTCTTCATGGAAAAACTCGGCAATATCAGGACCGACAACGTCGTTGAACTCTGGTATTCGGAAAAGGCCGATGAGATACGCAGAAAGATGCGCGCCTGCAGGAGCAACTGCGAGCTGGTAGTGAACTGCTATTATGAAAATGAGCGTTAA
- a CDS encoding radical SAM protein: protein MKAREATLKSCDLILTHCCNLRCKMCYLWDRREYGNKEGQLGLEEWKRFIDALVPFSGKEPIRLHFGGGEPFLKKGILGLVKHSSRRGFTTMTTSNGFLLDKGMARKIADSGLSHITLSLDSMDERVHDYIRGTRGSHSRVLRAIDVLSRQRGRPTIGINCIISDITLDSVIPMAEWAINDDRISGIIFQAVVQPYETAPDEAWYEQERFGELWPRDGGKVGSVLEKLIALKIRARADRGIGGGDGDKISNPVSQISAFAEYFRHPREFIHNRPCPLDSSSLLVNWSGELHLCGMLQPVGNVRRLDLKDILFSGAASERREEIRSCRRGCNNKVNCFFKEAVADDGN from the coding sequence ATGAAGGCGCGGGAAGCGACGCTGAAAAGCTGTGATCTGATACTTACGCATTGCTGCAACTTGCGGTGCAAGATGTGCTATTTATGGGACCGCCGTGAGTACGGCAATAAAGAAGGGCAGTTGGGCTTAGAAGAGTGGAAACGTTTCATCGATGCCCTTGTCCCCTTTTCCGGAAAGGAGCCGATACGCCTGCATTTCGGGGGCGGTGAGCCATTTTTGAAAAAAGGTATTTTAGGCCTTGTAAAACACAGCAGCCGGAGGGGATTTACCACGATGACCACCTCCAACGGGTTCCTGCTTGATAAGGGAATGGCGCGTAAAATAGCCGATTCGGGGTTGTCGCATATAACCCTGTCTTTAGACAGCATGGATGAGCGGGTCCATGACTATATACGCGGGACCAGGGGCAGCCATTCCAGGGTCTTGAGGGCGATCGATGTGCTTAGCAGGCAACGCGGGCGCCCGACTATCGGGATAAATTGCATAATTTCGGACATAACACTGGATAGCGTCATCCCTATGGCGGAATGGGCCATCAATGACGACAGGATTTCCGGCATTATATTCCAGGCGGTTGTCCAGCCGTATGAGACGGCGCCCGATGAGGCCTGGTATGAACAGGAGAGGTTCGGGGAGCTTTGGCCTCGTGACGGCGGGAAGGTCGGCTCTGTGCTTGAAAAGCTTATCGCTTTAAAGATCCGGGCGCGCGCGGATAGAGGCATAGGCGGGGGCGACGGCGATAAGATAAGCAATCCCGTATCCCAGATATCCGCTTTCGCAGAGTATTTCCGCCATCCACGGGAGTTTATACACAACAGGCCCTGTCCGCTGGATAGTTCTTCGCTGCTTGTGAATTGGTCCGGGGAGCTGCATTTATGCGGAATGCTGCAGCCGGTGGGCAACGTCAGGCGCCTTGACCTGAAAGATATTTTGTTCTCAGGGGCGGCCTCGGAAAGGCGGGAGGAGATAAGGTCATGCCGCAGGGGCTGCAATAATAAGGTCAATTGTTTTTTTAAAGAGGCCGTTGCCGATGATGGAAATTAA
- a CDS encoding GDSL-type esterase/lipase family protein has protein sequence MKAVRFWLVSLFAAAVLLEAVLRVSGSAYAGAHWLRQGLSRGSQGRPFTVLCLGDSFTFGVGAAAKDSYPAQLQRMLQGNGEKGFLIINGGRLANTSSLLLENLRSDLDTYRPDLLVIMVGCNNYWNLRGSSYFHLKGEGAGFRQKLDSVMSNLRFYQACKIGYLNLKSRLNNRRRQPDIAGVPDMKARRIDPDADRLVVEAQKLYETGEYALSREKLDEALARDEFSHRAHFLSAMLLNIEGNDTAARDELWRSLQAARETGEWDGGFFCNIINICLRIEKDIPAQRRQLSKMREFAALHAPPDKKQDILSLLDAKAGLLDDNSDMYEVARFDIGRVAGLARQRGCAVILQTYPAKSDLNSMLRRVSKEYGLVLADNELFFEERGREGPLGDLFVADGHCSAAGYNLIAANVYAALADNGYIKNAKR, from the coding sequence ATGAAAGCCGTTAGATTCTGGCTTGTGTCGCTATTTGCCGCCGCCGTATTGCTGGAGGCGGTATTAAGGGTTTCCGGGTCCGCGTATGCCGGGGCTCATTGGTTGAGGCAGGGCCTGTCAAGAGGCAGCCAGGGCAGGCCTTTTACCGTACTTTGCCTTGGTGATTCTTTTACCTTCGGCGTAGGCGCCGCCGCCAAAGACAGCTATCCGGCGCAATTGCAGCGGATGCTGCAGGGCAACGGAGAGAAAGGATTCCTGATAATTAACGGCGGACGGCTGGCGAATACTTCTTCTCTGCTCCTGGAAAATCTGCGCTCCGACCTGGATACTTACAGGCCGGACTTGCTGGTGATCATGGTCGGCTGTAATAATTATTGGAATCTCCGCGGCAGCAGCTATTTCCATCTCAAGGGCGAAGGCGCGGGATTCCGGCAGAAACTGGACAGCGTAATGAGCAACCTGCGTTTCTACCAGGCATGTAAGATAGGTTATTTGAATCTGAAGTCAAGATTGAATAACCGGCGCAGGCAGCCGGATATTGCCGGCGTCCCCGATATGAAGGCGCGGCGGATAGACCCTGACGCTGACCGGCTGGTGGTGGAAGCGCAGAAGCTATACGAAACAGGCGAGTACGCGCTTTCAAGAGAAAAGTTGGACGAGGCGCTGGCGAGGGACGAATTCAGCCACCGCGCCCATTTCTTGTCGGCCATGCTGCTGAATATAGAAGGCAATGATACGGCGGCAAGGGATGAGCTCTGGCGGTCTCTTCAGGCGGCCAGGGAAACCGGCGAATGGGACGGCGGTTTCTTTTGCAATATTATTAATATTTGTTTACGGATTGAGAAAGACATCCCCGCGCAGCGAAGGCAGTTGTCAAAGATGAGGGAGTTCGCGGCGCTGCACGCGCCGCCCGATAAGAAACAGGATATCCTTTCGCTCTTGGACGCGAAGGCAGGGCTGTTGGATGATAATAGCGATATGTATGAGGTCGCGAGGTTTGATATCGGACGGGTCGCCGGCCTGGCAAGGCAGCGTGGCTGCGCGGTCATACTCCAGACATACCCGGCAAAAAGCGATCTGAATTCAATGTTAAGACGGGTGAGCAAAGAATACGGCCTTGTTCTGGCAGATAATGAATTATTCTTTGAAGAGAGAGGCAGAGAAGGCCCGTTAGGGGATCTTTTCGTGGCTGACGGCCACTGTTCAGCTGCCGGGTATAATTTGATCGCCGCAAACGTCTACGCGGCATTAGCCGATAATGGCTATATCAAAAATGCGAAAAGATAA
- a CDS encoding radical SAM protein, which translates to MRKDNTACVPRYCCWVINYRCMLRCKMCHIWNTDYDPAQETTMEQKKRLVSSLKGVVEPGFEFHLSGGEPLISEGILELVDFIADQGYKTNLVTNAFLIDERMARDIAASSLGTLTISLDGIKAETHDFIRGVNGSYERIMKAIGYVDKFRKGDAPRISILTTIMERNIDELLRLADWVQSDRRLEMISFQAITQPFCEEADQAWFTREKNRALWPQDAEKTAAVMDKLEQLKRQGRKIGNHPDHFRHFGEYFRSPDTFLKKIKCNLGDYEFHIDPYGKVFFCCLVEPIGNIKSDDTANIWFTPNTARIRQEVYNCRRNCHIMINCFYEEEKSAA; encoded by the coding sequence ATGCGAAAAGATAATACCGCCTGCGTTCCACGTTATTGCTGCTGGGTGATAAATTACCGCTGTATGCTCAGGTGCAAGATGTGCCATATCTGGAATACCGATTATGATCCGGCGCAGGAAACGACCATGGAGCAGAAGAAGCGGCTGGTGAGCTCGTTGAAGGGCGTGGTGGAGCCGGGTTTTGAATTTCATCTTTCAGGGGGCGAGCCCTTGATCAGCGAAGGCATACTGGAGCTGGTGGATTTTATCGCCGATCAGGGCTATAAGACAAACCTGGTTACCAACGCCTTCCTCATTGACGAGAGAATGGCGCGGGATATTGCCGCGTCTTCTCTGGGGACCCTGACCATTTCCCTGGACGGGATAAAAGCCGAGACGCACGATTTTATCAGGGGCGTAAACGGCAGTTACGAGAGGATAATGAAGGCGATCGGATATGTTGATAAATTCAGGAAAGGCGATGCGCCGCGCATTTCTATCCTGACCACAATTATGGAGCGCAATATTGATGAGCTTTTGCGATTAGCGGATTGGGTGCAGAGCGACAGGCGGCTGGAGATGATCAGCTTTCAGGCCATAACCCAGCCGTTCTGCGAGGAGGCGGATCAGGCCTGGTTTACAAGGGAGAAAAACCGCGCGCTCTGGCCGCAGGACGCGGAAAAGACAGCGGCCGTTATGGATAAATTGGAGCAGCTGAAGCGGCAGGGCCGCAAGATCGGCAACCACCCGGACCACTTCCGCCATTTCGGGGAATATTTCAGATCGCCCGATACGTTCTTGAAGAAGATAAAATGCAACCTCGGCGATTATGAGTTCCACATTGACCCATACGGCAAGGTCTTCTTCTGTTGCCTGGTTGAACCCATCGGCAATATCAAGTCAGACGATACGGCGAATATCTGGTTTACTCCCAATACCGCCAGGATCAGGCAGGAGGTTTATAACTGCCGTCGTAATTGCCATATCATGATCAACTGTTTCTATGAAGAAGAGAAATCCGCTGCTTGA
- a CDS encoding radical SAM protein → MSVKKPDSCSIVLLTNCLLKCRMCRMWKSTDDPMRVSTQQWKAFISSLDGLLGGPRELVFSGGEPLLRKDILELIRFGTDKGFKTLMPSNGYLIDGDMARRIADSGLKEIFISLDSVDHETHDFLRGVDGAHKRAMSAFDNLRKHCPGLKIGIITVISGRNYAEVAGVARWVKDTGFISGVYFQAVAKPFFATLGDDWYRQEPYALLWPGDTAKMLSAIDELIAMRKSGFPIHNFPLQLEIFKAYFQDPQKRARRSRCYAGDYVVNLNPAGDISLCCFMEPLGNISSDDIGELWFSQKAQGMRQRMRECDVNCNNMVNCFFKEDEEAG, encoded by the coding sequence ATGAGCGTTAAAAAACCGGATTCCTGCTCCATAGTCCTTCTTACAAATTGTCTCCTGAAGTGCAGGATGTGCCGGATGTGGAAGTCAACTGATGATCCGATGCGGGTCTCCACACAGCAGTGGAAGGCGTTTATAAGTTCGCTTGACGGCCTGCTGGGAGGCCCGCGGGAACTTGTTTTCAGCGGAGGCGAGCCGCTGCTCAGGAAGGACATCCTGGAACTGATCAGGTTCGGGACGGACAAGGGCTTTAAGACGCTTATGCCTTCCAACGGCTATCTTATAGACGGGGATATGGCAAGGCGCATAGCCGATTCCGGCCTGAAAGAGATATTTATCTCGCTGGACAGCGTTGATCATGAAACGCACGACTTTTTAAGGGGCGTTGACGGCGCGCACAAAAGGGCGATGTCGGCATTTGACAATCTGCGCAAGCACTGCCCCGGCCTGAAAATAGGGATAATAACGGTGATATCGGGGCGCAATTATGCCGAAGTTGCCGGGGTGGCCAGATGGGTAAAGGATACCGGTTTTATAAGCGGCGTATATTTTCAGGCCGTCGCAAAGCCGTTTTTTGCCACGTTAGGCGATGATTGGTACAGGCAGGAGCCCTACGCGTTACTCTGGCCCGGGGATACCGCGAAGATGCTTTCCGCCATCGACGAGCTTATAGCGATGAGAAAATCGGGTTTTCCCATCCATAATTTCCCGCTTCAGCTGGAGATATTCAAGGCGTATTTTCAGGACCCGCAGAAACGCGCCAGAAGGTCAAGGTGTTATGCCGGCGACTATGTGGTCAATCTTAATCCCGCGGGAGACATATCTCTGTGCTGCTTTATGGAGCCGTTGGGCAATATAAGCAGCGACGACATCGGAGAGTTATGGTTTTCCCAAAAGGCGCAGGGTATGAGGCAGAGGATGCGTGAATGCGATGTCAATTGCAATAACATGGTAAATTGTTTCTTTAAAGAAGACGAGGAGGCCGGATGA
- a CDS encoding radical SAM protein, translated as MKKRNPLLDLLFPGKMRPAPAFCLLVVSKACTFRCKMCNMWKSAGRKIDRKELTLDEIKGFVDDLRNVTTEPIFIHLIGGEALLRKDLMEIIAYIRKRGFNASITTNGYYIDEEMAGRIVASGLTGIFLSLDGYKEQTHDYLRGVEGSYKKVMDAIELLDRYRGTDKSNRLSIGITTTLMNRNLDEALDLERWANANDKINDFFINACLQPFDCDGYERDWYKNSKNSDVWPQDIANACDVLEELALLKEKGHKICNPPEQLRLVKEYFRNPYRFIHDSRLKCPRGDLAPEINAYGDINMCFYMEPLANIRDRKFSEVWSSRMMDKAREEINSCKKDCDIVVNCFYKIENIADSRA; from the coding sequence ATGAAGAAGAGAAATCCGCTGCTTGATTTATTATTTCCGGGAAAGATGAGGCCTGCTCCGGCATTCTGCCTTCTGGTCGTCTCCAAGGCATGCACGTTCAGATGCAAGATGTGCAATATGTGGAAGAGCGCTGGGCGCAAGATAGACAGGAAGGAGCTTACGCTTGATGAGATAAAGGGCTTTGTGGATGACCTGAGGAATGTCACCACCGAGCCGATATTTATCCACCTCATCGGAGGCGAGGCGTTGTTGAGGAAAGACCTGATGGAGATCATCGCCTACATCAGGAAAAGGGGATTCAACGCCTCTATCACGACAAACGGATATTATATAGACGAGGAGATGGCCGGGAGGATCGTGGCCTCGGGCCTTACCGGCATATTCCTATCCCTGGACGGTTATAAGGAACAGACCCATGATTATCTCCGCGGAGTTGAAGGCAGCTACAAAAAGGTGATGGATGCCATAGAGCTGCTGGACCGGTATCGCGGGACCGATAAGTCCAACCGGCTGAGTATAGGGATCACCACGACGTTGATGAATAGAAATCTGGATGAGGCGCTTGATCTGGAGCGATGGGCAAACGCCAACGACAAGATAAACGATTTTTTCATCAACGCCTGCCTGCAGCCGTTTGACTGCGACGGCTATGAGCGCGACTGGTATAAGAACAGCAAGAACAGCGATGTCTGGCCGCAGGATATAGCTAATGCCTGCGATGTCCTGGAAGAGTTGGCGCTGCTTAAGGAAAAAGGGCATAAGATCTGCAACCCCCCTGAACAGCTGCGCCTGGTAAAGGAGTACTTCCGCAATCCCTACAGGTTCATTCACGACAGCCGGCTGAAATGCCCGAGGGGAGACCTGGCGCCGGAGATAAACGCCTACGGAGACATAAATATGTGTTTTTATATGGAGCCGCTCGCCAACATCAGGGACAGGAAATTTTCCGAGGTCTGGTCTTCCCGGATGATGGATAAGGCCAGAGAAGAGATCAACAGCTGCAAAAAGGACTGCGATATCGTAGTCAACTGTTTCTACAAAATAGAGAATATAGCCGATAGCCGTGCTTAA
- a CDS encoding radical SAM protein: MRAAYDRPRFCDLVVTENCMLRCRMCRMWQSRAGGDELPVDAWKGFIDSFADFAGGNAQVQFVGGEPLLKNGITGLISHARSRGLATTMTTNAYLLDGKASGDIALSGLGTLVLSLDSLKAQVHDFLRGQAGVYARVMAALDFFSRHKDDRPRLHIVTTIMQPDLDGVLELAEWAEANRAIDAISFQAVMQPFFMPPDDAWHEREEFALLWPKDAEKIDEVMDGLIRRKRSGFKITNPAAQFEVFRSYFKDPRRFVKASRCNLGYDSLTVNTAGGIFLCNSMEPIGNIRDGADIAELWHSEKAELVRKQIGDCRRNCKLMINCFFDDEG; the protein is encoded by the coding sequence ATGCGCGCCGCTTACGATAGACCGCGTTTTTGCGACCTCGTCGTCACGGAGAACTGCATGTTGAGATGCCGGATGTGCAGGATGTGGCAGAGCAGGGCCGGAGGCGATGAGCTGCCCGTCGACGCATGGAAAGGGTTTATCGATTCCTTCGCGGATTTCGCGGGCGGCAATGCCCAGGTGCAGTTTGTCGGGGGAGAGCCGCTGCTTAAAAACGGGATAACAGGCCTTATCAGCCATGCCCGCAGCAGGGGGCTGGCAACCACCATGACCACCAATGCCTATCTTTTAGACGGGAAGGCATCCGGTGATATCGCGCTTTCAGGGTTGGGCACGCTGGTCCTGTCGCTGGACAGCCTGAAGGCGCAGGTCCACGATTTTCTGCGGGGACAGGCAGGCGTCTACGCGAGGGTAATGGCGGCACTGGATTTCTTCAGCAGGCACAAGGATGATCGCCCCCGCCTGCATATAGTCACCACCATAATGCAGCCGGATTTAGACGGTGTCCTGGAGCTTGCCGAATGGGCAGAGGCCAACAGGGCGATAGACGCCATAAGTTTTCAGGCGGTGATGCAGCCATTTTTCATGCCGCCGGATGATGCCTGGCATGAGAGAGAAGAGTTTGCCTTATTATGGCCGAAGGATGCGGAAAAAATTGACGAGGTCATGGACGGGCTTATACGCCGTAAACGTTCCGGTTTTAAGATAACCAACCCCGCGGCGCAGTTTGAGGTTTTCCGGTCTTATTTCAAAGACCCCCGGAGATTTGTGAAGGCCTCAAGATGCAATCTGGGGTATGACTCGCTGACGGTGAATACGGCAGGCGGCATATTCCTGTGTAATTCAATGGAGCCCATAGGGAATATACGCGACGGGGCGGATATCGCGGAGTTATGGCATTCAGAGAAGGCCGAACTCGTAAGGAAGCAGATCGGCGACTGCCGCCGCAACTGCAAGCTTATGATCAACTGTTTTTTTGACGATGAAGGATAA